One window of the Chryseotalea sp. WA131a genome contains the following:
- a CDS encoding aldehyde dehydrogenase — translation MEKIFNYINGQLLAPNAGNYLENINPAEGKVYSLIPDSDASDVALATEAAQAAFPGWSSLPNAQRAAVLQKIADLIDRDFEKLSLAESIDNGKPVSLAKVMDIPRASANMRFYATAAMHVSSESHLTEGEAINYTLRSPIGVVGCISPWNLPLYLFTWKIAPALAAGCTVVAKPSELTPMTAYLFSKLCIEAGLPKGVLNIVHGLGSKVGQSIVEHPTISAISFTGGTLTGKTIAATAAPMFKKLSLELGGKNPNLVFADCDFEKAMATSIRSSFSNQGEICLCGSRILVERSVYDRFVEEFVKRTKSLVIGDPLDAKTNLGALVSEAHLNKVLSYIELAKQEGGIILTGGKRIKINGRCEDGYFVEPTVITGLNHLCRTNQEEIFGPVVTILPFDTEEEAVMMANSTHYGLAATIWTENLSRAHRVAQQVKSGIIWINCWLLRDLRTPFGGMKQSGVGREGGWEAMKFFTEAKNVCVKVSN, via the coding sequence ATGGAAAAAATCTTCAACTACATCAATGGCCAACTGCTTGCACCGAATGCAGGCAACTATTTAGAAAACATAAATCCTGCCGAGGGAAAAGTGTACTCACTTATACCCGATTCAGATGCGAGCGATGTGGCCCTAGCCACGGAGGCTGCCCAAGCAGCGTTTCCGGGTTGGTCGAGTTTACCAAATGCACAACGAGCAGCCGTGCTTCAAAAAATTGCTGACCTCATTGATCGCGACTTTGAAAAACTTTCGTTGGCCGAAAGCATTGATAATGGAAAGCCAGTATCACTAGCGAAGGTAATGGACATACCACGCGCCTCGGCCAATATGCGCTTTTATGCAACAGCAGCCATGCATGTTTCTTCTGAATCGCACCTCACCGAAGGCGAAGCCATCAATTACACCTTACGTTCTCCCATAGGCGTGGTCGGTTGTATCTCGCCTTGGAATCTTCCTTTGTATTTATTCACTTGGAAAATTGCTCCTGCTTTGGCTGCAGGTTGCACGGTGGTGGCCAAACCATCAGAGCTTACACCGATGACGGCCTATTTGTTTTCTAAGCTGTGCATAGAAGCAGGTTTGCCAAAAGGTGTGCTCAATATTGTTCACGGATTGGGTAGTAAAGTCGGCCAATCAATTGTGGAGCATCCAACTATTTCGGCTATCTCTTTTACAGGAGGCACCCTTACGGGAAAAACCATTGCGGCAACTGCGGCACCGATGTTTAAAAAACTTTCATTAGAGTTGGGTGGCAAAAATCCAAATTTGGTGTTTGCTGATTGTGATTTTGAAAAAGCCATGGCCACTTCCATTCGCTCTTCGTTTTCAAACCAAGGCGAAATATGTTTGTGTGGATCGCGCATTTTGGTAGAGCGAAGTGTGTACGACAGATTTGTGGAAGAGTTTGTGAAGCGGACAAAGAGTTTAGTAATAGGTGACCCGCTCGATGCCAAAACAAATTTGGGTGCGTTGGTCTCAGAAGCGCACCTTAATAAAGTGCTCTCCTATATTGAATTGGCCAAGCAAGAAGGCGGAATCATTTTAACAGGAGGTAAACGAATAAAAATAAATGGCCGATGCGAAGATGGTTATTTTGTTGAGCCAACCGTAATCACCGGGCTCAACCATCTTTGCCGCACCAACCAAGAAGAAATCTTTGGCCCCGTTGTAACCATTCTCCCTTTCGATACCGAAGAAGAAGCCGTGATGATGGCCAACAGCACACACTATGGTTTGGCCGCTACCATCTGGACAGAAAATTTATCGCGCGCGCACCGGGTGGCGCAACAAGTGAAGAGCGGCATCATCTGGATCAACTGCTGGCTGCTACGCGATTTGCGCACGCCCTTTGGCGGCATGAAGCAAAGTGGCGTAGGCAGAGAAGGTGGATGGGAAGCAATGAAATTTTTTACGGAGGCGAAGAATGTGTGTGTGAAGGTTAGCAACTAA
- a CDS encoding CusA/CzcA family heavy metal efflux RND transporter gives MIDKLIVFSVRNKLFIGILVAALIAWGSYSLSKLPVDAVPDVTSNQVDVITNSPSLAALEMEKFITAPLEMAMSNIPGLVEVRSVSKFGLSVVKLVFDDDTDVYWARQQVFERLETVKADIPTELGKPYMGPVSTGLGEVFQYVIRPKDPNDKSFSLAEIRTLQDWVIRRQLLGIRGIAEVSGFGGYKKEYQTTLKLERMRALGVTIDEIFDALSTGNSNTGGAYIEKDNKAFTIRGIGLATTLEEIGNTVIRVNNRIPILVKDVADVDFGHSIRYGAITLNGEGEAVGGIIMMVKGENGSAVITRIKERMRIIQARLPEGLIIEPFIDREKIVSKAIKTVGTNLVEGAFIVVLVILVFLGNWRASLLAASVIPLSMLFAFGLMRQFDVVGNLMSLGAIDFGLLVDPSIIIVESVVFYLAFSMAKHTKEESMSQIEKENIVIEATQKVKKSVVFGGLIILIVYFPILTLSGIEGKMFGPMAKTVSFAIFGAIILALTYVPMMSSIILQPPKSADHHGWSEVGVQFLYRLYEPLIRFGLAKRNVVVAIAIGIMVSGVVAFKFIGGEFIPKLAEGDLVIETNLPVGTSMTETIALSKKIQKMLLQAYPDEIERIVSKIGTSEVPVDPMPMEAQEIVVVLTDKSQWKKAHDQEELVEQIAVLLQRYPGIVNSIQQPIENRVNELMSGARTDVVVKLFGTSLDTMVVKGNQIIKIIKGVDGAADVQENKIFGLPQINIKYNRSAMARYGITVAQVNRAVLTAFAGARAGTVYENDKRFDLSLRLSAEDRSKAESIGGLILNDIDGDPIPLKELADINEEIGPSEIGHENLQRRMNIGFNVRGRDLESVVNDAMKKIGEQVNLPAGYTVDFGGEFENFRRAKARLAIVVPISLIIIFGLLFATFGTVKDSLLIYSVVPLSAVGGVFSLLIRQMNFSISAGVGFIALFGIAVLNGILIISRFNELEQEGVTNVNDRVLQGLKDRFRPILMTSAVAALGFLPMALSTSAGAEVQKPLATVVIGGLFTATILTLLILPVIYTFFVKKPKMPNTSFIATTLVLFMLALPSTAQQHQPITLDSALTMALKKNPEMTLAQQRIDQQIKLKPATFNLPTPDLVFEAPTGQDLRPGILQVIDYPGVYTAQGRTQRTRIQLTETEKNITINNLKFRLRAAYNQLQFSLARTRLLQSQDSVYFDLLKVNEIRYRVGQISSLEKINGESQYKRIQYSLKVSRNELRNAKYQFNLLMGRPNDTTYIPAEALRKSSYQFVFTPVDTSYISNNPLLDYSYRNVTLNRNQLKVERRRRIPGPVLGYLNQGTPDTGIEPRLRLGITLPVWQWVFQSNINAAKKGIEIAQTQQLLTAYQLNTEYAKAQADYRQNRDNVTYFESTGLPEASEILRNARESFRLGSITYYQYLQNVELSYTIRQNYLETLKNYNQAIINLIYLKGE, from the coding sequence ATGATAGATAAGTTAATCGTATTCAGTGTTCGCAACAAACTGTTCATCGGCATTTTGGTGGCGGCATTGATAGCGTGGGGCAGTTACTCACTTTCTAAACTTCCGGTAGATGCCGTGCCCGATGTTACCAGCAATCAGGTTGATGTGATCACCAACAGCCCCAGCTTGGCTGCGCTGGAGATGGAAAAATTTATTACTGCCCCGTTGGAAATGGCCATGTCCAACATTCCAGGTTTGGTAGAGGTGCGTTCTGTTTCCAAGTTTGGATTATCGGTGGTAAAGTTGGTGTTTGATGATGATACCGATGTGTACTGGGCGCGCCAGCAAGTATTTGAAAGATTAGAAACTGTAAAGGCTGATATCCCCACTGAACTGGGTAAGCCATACATGGGTCCGGTATCAACGGGCTTGGGTGAAGTGTTTCAATATGTGATCAGGCCAAAAGATCCGAACGATAAATCTTTTTCGCTTGCTGAAATTAGAACCTTGCAGGACTGGGTCATTCGCAGGCAACTGCTGGGCATTCGTGGCATTGCCGAAGTAAGTGGCTTTGGTGGATACAAAAAAGAATACCAAACCACGTTAAAGTTAGAGCGCATGCGTGCGTTGGGTGTAACCATCGATGAAATTTTTGACGCACTCAGCACGGGCAATAGCAACACGGGCGGAGCTTACATCGAAAAAGACAATAAAGCTTTCACCATTCGTGGGATTGGATTGGCCACCACACTGGAAGAAATTGGCAATACCGTTATTCGTGTCAACAATCGCATACCTATTCTGGTAAAAGATGTGGCCGATGTTGATTTTGGCCACAGCATTCGTTATGGTGCCATCACGCTGAATGGCGAAGGTGAGGCCGTGGGTGGCATCATTATGATGGTGAAAGGAGAAAACGGAAGTGCTGTGATCACGCGCATCAAAGAAAGGATGCGCATCATTCAAGCACGCTTGCCTGAAGGGTTGATCATTGAACCTTTTATCGACCGAGAAAAAATTGTTTCGAAGGCAATCAAAACCGTTGGTACTAATTTGGTGGAGGGTGCATTCATTGTAGTGTTGGTGATTTTGGTATTCTTAGGAAACTGGCGTGCAAGTTTATTGGCAGCCTCGGTGATTCCCCTCTCTATGTTATTTGCGTTTGGATTGATGCGCCAATTCGATGTGGTGGGCAACCTCATGAGTTTGGGCGCCATCGACTTTGGTTTGCTAGTCGATCCATCGATTATCATTGTAGAATCGGTGGTTTTCTATTTGGCATTTTCCATGGCCAAGCATACCAAGGAAGAGAGCATGTCGCAAATAGAAAAAGAAAATATTGTGATTGAAGCCACACAAAAAGTAAAGAAGTCGGTGGTGTTTGGCGGATTGATTATTTTGATTGTGTACTTCCCCATCTTAACACTCTCGGGCATTGAAGGAAAAATGTTTGGCCCTATGGCCAAAACCGTAAGCTTCGCCATTTTTGGTGCCATTATTTTGGCGCTCACCTATGTGCCCATGATGAGCTCCATCATTTTGCAGCCACCAAAATCGGCTGATCATCATGGTTGGTCGGAAGTGGGCGTGCAATTTTTGTATCGATTGTACGAACCACTCATACGCTTCGGTTTAGCGAAACGAAATGTAGTGGTGGCCATTGCCATTGGCATTATGGTTTCGGGGGTGGTGGCGTTTAAATTTATTGGAGGAGAATTTATTCCCAAGTTGGCAGAAGGAGATTTGGTGATTGAAACCAATTTGCCCGTGGGCACTTCCATGACGGAGACCATCGCGCTCAGCAAAAAAATCCAAAAGATGTTGTTGCAAGCGTATCCCGATGAGATTGAGCGAATTGTTTCAAAAATTGGAACATCCGAAGTGCCGGTAGATCCCATGCCAATGGAAGCACAAGAAATTGTGGTGGTGCTCACCGACAAAAGCCAATGGAAGAAAGCGCACGACCAAGAAGAGTTGGTAGAGCAGATTGCAGTCTTGCTGCAGCGATACCCAGGTATCGTCAACTCGATTCAGCAACCCATTGAAAACCGTGTGAACGAATTAATGAGCGGTGCGCGTACCGATGTGGTGGTGAAACTCTTCGGCACAAGCCTAGACACCATGGTGGTGAAGGGCAATCAAATTATTAAAATCATAAAAGGGGTAGATGGTGCGGCCGATGTGCAGGAGAATAAAATCTTTGGACTGCCACAAATCAACATCAAGTACAATCGTAGCGCCATGGCACGTTATGGTATAACCGTGGCGCAAGTAAACCGTGCAGTGCTTACCGCTTTTGCGGGCGCACGAGCAGGCACCGTCTACGAAAATGACAAGCGATTTGATTTGTCCTTGCGCTTATCTGCTGAAGATCGGTCGAAAGCTGAAAGCATTGGTGGCCTTATTCTCAATGATATAGATGGCGACCCCATTCCACTCAAGGAGCTTGCTGATATCAATGAAGAAATTGGCCCCTCTGAAATTGGGCACGAAAATTTGCAGCGCAGAATGAACATCGGCTTTAACGTGCGTGGCCGCGATTTGGAGTCGGTGGTGAACGATGCCATGAAAAAAATAGGCGAGCAAGTAAATTTGCCTGCTGGCTATACAGTTGATTTTGGTGGGGAATTTGAAAATTTTAGAAGAGCAAAAGCACGATTGGCCATTGTGGTGCCTATTTCGTTGATCATCATTTTTGGATTGCTGTTCGCTACCTTCGGCACCGTAAAAGATAGTTTGTTGATTTATTCCGTGGTACCGTTATCTGCTGTGGGCGGTGTTTTTTCTTTGTTGATCAGGCAAATGAACTTTAGTATTTCGGCAGGGGTTGGGTTTATCGCATTGTTTGGTATTGCAGTATTGAACGGTATCCTCATCATTAGCCGGTTCAACGAATTGGAGCAAGAAGGAGTGACCAACGTAAACGATCGTGTTTTGCAAGGGTTGAAAGATCGGTTCCGCCCGATTTTGATGACATCGGCTGTGGCGGCACTGGGCTTTTTGCCCATGGCCTTATCCACCAGTGCGGGGGCTGAAGTACAAAAGCCATTGGCCACGGTGGTAATCGGTGGTTTGTTTACGGCTACTATCTTAACCTTGTTAATTTTGCCGGTGATCTATACTTTCTTTGTTAAAAAACCGAAAATGCCAAATACATCATTTATCGCCACCACCCTTGTGTTGTTCATGCTCGCTTTGCCTAGCACCGCGCAACAACATCAGCCCATTACGCTGGACAGTGCGCTCACTATGGCGTTGAAAAAAAACCCGGAGATGACGTTGGCGCAGCAACGCATCGATCAGCAAATAAAACTGAAACCGGCCACGTTTAATTTGCCAACGCCTGATTTGGTTTTTGAGGCTCCCACAGGTCAAGATTTACGCCCAGGCATTTTGCAAGTAATCGATTATCCGGGTGTTTACACAGCTCAAGGCCGAACGCAGCGTACACGCATTCAGTTAACGGAAACAGAAAAAAACATCACCATCAATAATCTTAAATTTCGGTTACGGGCTGCCTACAATCAATTGCAATTTTCGTTGGCGAGAACACGCTTGTTGCAAAGCCAAGATTCGGTTTATTTCGATCTGTTGAAGGTGAATGAAATCCGTTACCGTGTTGGGCAGATTTCTTCCTTGGAAAAAATCAACGGTGAGTCGCAGTACAAGCGTATTCAATATTCGTTAAAAGTTTCGCGCAACGAATTGCGCAATGCCAAGTATCAATTCAATTTATTGATGGGCCGCCCCAATGATACCACTTACATTCCGGCCGAGGCGCTGCGGAAAAGTTCGTATCAATTTGTTTTTACGCCAGTCGATACTTCCTACATTTCCAACAACCCATTGCTGGATTACAGTTACCGAAACGTAACGCTGAATAGAAATCAGTTGAAGGTAGAACGCAGAAGAAGAATACCCGGCCCTGTGTTAGGATACTTGAACCAAGGCACGCCTGATACCGGAATTGAACCGCGTCTGCGATTGGGTATTACCCTACCCGTGTGGCAATGGGTTTTCCAGTCAAATATCAACGCAGCCAAAAAGGGAATTGAAATTGCGCAAACACAACAATTGTTAACCGCCTATCAACTTAATACCGAATACGCGAAAGCACAAGCTGATTACCGACAGAATCGTGACAACGTAACCTACTTTGAATCGACCGGATTGCCCGAAGCTTCCGAGATTTTACGCAACGCACGCGAAAGTTTTCGGTTGGGCAGCATTACGTATTATCAATATCTGCAAAACGTAGAGTTGTCGTACACCATCCGGCAAAATTATTTAGAGACATTAAAAAACTATAACCAAGCCATTATCAACCTTATTTACCTGAAAGGTGAGTAA
- a CDS encoding SDR family oxidoreductase, with protein MNLNLTGKRAVVCGSTQGIGKASAMELAQLGASITLVARNEEKLKETLTGLPTAHGQQHNYLIADFSEPNKLKEVISAFAKANKTHILINNTGGPPAGPAIEANPEEFLKAFSAHLICGQHLVQALVPSMKAEGYGRIVNVISTSVKIPIKGLGVSNTIRGAVANWSKTLATELAPYGITVNNVLPGTTLTGRLEFVIKSNAERTGKSFDEVKQKMIEEVPIGRISEAEEVAAAIAFLCSPAAGYITGINLPVDGGRTGSL; from the coding sequence ATGAATCTAAATTTGACTGGCAAAAGGGCAGTTGTTTGCGGCAGTACCCAAGGCATTGGCAAAGCTTCAGCCATGGAGCTGGCGCAACTGGGGGCATCCATCACTTTAGTGGCACGCAATGAAGAAAAATTGAAAGAGACGCTCACAGGGTTGCCTACCGCGCACGGCCAGCAGCACAATTATTTGATTGCTGACTTTAGCGAACCCAACAAACTCAAAGAAGTGATCAGTGCTTTCGCGAAAGCAAACAAGACCCATATTCTTATCAACAACACAGGCGGTCCACCCGCAGGCCCTGCAATCGAGGCTAACCCAGAAGAATTTCTAAAGGCCTTTTCAGCTCATTTGATTTGCGGGCAGCATTTGGTGCAGGCACTGGTGCCAAGTATGAAAGCGGAGGGGTATGGAAGAATCGTAAATGTGATCTCCACTTCCGTAAAAATACCCATCAAGGGATTGGGTGTTTCTAATACCATCCGCGGAGCGGTAGCCAATTGGTCAAAAACATTGGCAACAGAATTAGCGCCTTACGGGATAACGGTGAACAATGTATTGCCGGGAACAACCCTAACAGGTCGATTGGAATTTGTAATCAAGAGTAACGCAGAGCGCACGGGCAAATCGTTTGATGAAGTGAAGCAGAAAATGATTGAAGAAGTACCCATTGGCAGAATTTCAGAGGCGGAAGAGGTGGCCGCAGCCATTGCCTTTTTGTGTAGTCCCGCGGCAGGTTATATTACCGGAATCAACTTGCCGGTGGATGGAGGACGAACAGGAAGCTTGTAA
- a CDS encoding efflux RND transporter periplasmic adaptor subunit → MKNLFILLFILSLLSCGEKKTASIATDENTTVVSIADSSLVLMDVQLTAPEIKQVESNIYLAGKVMAIPNFRASVSTDISGKIDNIMVREGTYVKKGMPLMSLRSMEVIELQNQFFEARAQRDFLQLEFKRQEELIKNNIGALVDFQTTESKLRAAESKVNALQAKLMLLGYSKEFINNPEVASNVMILAPIDGYVFKLPVQIGMLATTDVTLAEIVNNRELMADVFVYDKDLDNITEGQPVEIDFITHSYPSVIGSVAHISRAIDPQTKAVTVHVKFTAPADKLVLPDMSVRCVIVKKESLTPKLTVPLAAILTEEDHHFVYLSFTNENKNKETMMHKYRVSLGNQNEKQVQIAFANEPTGDYRIVTKNLMIVENERKKKSGMTFE, encoded by the coding sequence ATGAAGAATCTATTTATCCTGCTTTTCATTCTGTCCCTACTATCGTGTGGAGAAAAGAAGACAGCCTCTATTGCCACAGACGAAAACACTACGGTAGTTTCCATAGCCGATAGTTCACTTGTGTTGATGGATGTGCAATTGACAGCTCCCGAAATCAAACAAGTAGAATCAAATATTTACCTGGCGGGCAAGGTAATGGCCATCCCAAACTTTCGCGCTTCGGTAAGCACTGATATTTCGGGTAAGATTGATAACATCATGGTGCGGGAAGGAACGTACGTGAAAAAAGGTATGCCCCTCATGTCGCTGCGTAGCATGGAGGTGATTGAATTGCAAAATCAGTTTTTTGAAGCGAGGGCACAGCGCGACTTCTTACAGTTGGAATTCAAACGCCAAGAGGAGTTGATCAAAAATAACATCGGTGCCCTGGTTGATTTTCAAACGACCGAATCAAAATTGCGGGCAGCCGAAAGCAAAGTAAATGCCTTGCAGGCCAAACTTATGTTGTTGGGCTATTCCAAAGAGTTCATCAACAACCCTGAAGTAGCATCAAACGTGATGATTTTGGCACCTATTGACGGATACGTTTTTAAATTGCCTGTGCAAATTGGAATGCTGGCAACTACCGATGTAACGCTTGCAGAAATTGTGAACAACCGTGAGTTGATGGCCGATGTGTTTGTGTACGATAAAGACCTCGATAACATCACCGAAGGTCAGCCTGTAGAAATAGATTTTATTACCCACAGCTATCCTTCTGTCATTGGTTCAGTAGCCCACATCTCGCGTGCCATCGATCCCCAGACAAAAGCGGTAACCGTGCACGTAAAATTTACGGCACCAGCGGATAAGTTGGTGTTACCTGATATGAGCGTTCGTTGCGTGATTGTGAAGAAGGAAAGCCTGACGCCCAAGTTGACCGTTCCGCTGGCAGCTATTTTAACGGAGGAAGATCACCACTTTGTTTATTTAAGCTTTACCAATGAGAACAAGAATAAGGAAACCATGATGCACAAATACCGGGTATCGTTGGGCAACCAAAACGAAAAGCAAGTACAGATTGCGTTCGCGAATGAACCCACCGGAGATTACCGTATTGTTACCAAAAATTTGATGATAGTAGAAAACGAGCGCAAGAAAAAGAGTGGGATGACATTTGAATAA
- a CDS encoding outer membrane beta-barrel protein has product MRSQDIDSADQVVYHHGPKKGKLTMHGYLDFIYAAGIQDPNRVNSVDFGRRQYTSSPLYSDKFTLPYAYIGSTYQMDKLTFRLALHVGDIVESLYAQELESMRMVREASLNYQFTKKFSVEAGIFPSLYGFEIFLSKENLHATRGYIADFAPDYEAGVRFKYQINNFWSGRIMVLNGWQEIKDSNGKKALGFVAQYDNRKNTFFNWGIYLGDVREIGESFSRNRVYHNIFWKRTVNRWTFVPMLDFAHQQQSENNNEVLFMIAPALSVRYSFNSNWALASRWDMVNDPKNMIPELNGKLVTPSLVNAANNPNGWQSNSVTLTLERLLSENFTVRMEGRYALNKDKLFLDGPNRLVDYDGYVLISMAANF; this is encoded by the coding sequence TTGCGATCTCAAGATATTGATTCGGCAGATCAAGTGGTGTACCATCATGGACCAAAAAAGGGCAAACTAACCATGCACGGGTATCTTGATTTCATCTATGCGGCAGGCATTCAAGATCCTAACCGAGTTAACTCTGTTGATTTTGGAAGGCGGCAATACACCAGTTCGCCACTATATTCAGATAAATTCACTTTACCCTATGCCTACATAGGGTCTACCTACCAAATGGATAAACTTACCTTTCGGTTGGCATTGCATGTGGGCGACATTGTAGAATCGCTTTATGCGCAAGAATTGGAATCGATGCGCATGGTGCGTGAGGCAAGTTTGAATTATCAGTTCACGAAAAAGTTTTCAGTCGAAGCAGGAATATTCCCATCCTTGTACGGATTTGAAATTTTTCTAAGCAAAGAAAACCTACACGCCACACGTGGCTACATTGCCGACTTTGCGCCCGACTACGAAGCGGGCGTTCGCTTCAAATATCAAATCAATAATTTTTGGTCTGGTCGCATTATGGTTTTAAATGGCTGGCAAGAAATCAAAGACTCTAACGGAAAAAAGGCACTGGGCTTTGTGGCACAGTATGACAATCGCAAAAACACATTTTTCAACTGGGGAATTTACTTGGGTGATGTGAGAGAGATAGGTGAGTCTTTTTCTCGCAATCGTGTGTATCACAATATTTTTTGGAAGAGGACTGTAAACCGTTGGACTTTTGTGCCCATGCTTGACTTTGCTCACCAGCAACAATCAGAAAACAATAATGAAGTGCTTTTTATGATTGCCCCAGCACTTTCAGTTCGATATAGCTTTAACAGCAATTGGGCTTTGGCATCGCGTTGGGATATGGTCAATGACCCCAAAAACATGATTCCGGAGCTGAATGGTAAATTAGTGACCCCTAGTTTGGTCAATGCCGCTAATAATCCTAACGGCTGGCAATCAAATAGCGTAACTTTAACCCTCGAACGATTGTTAAGTGAGAATTTTACCGTTCGTATGGAAGGCAGGTACGCCCTTAACAAGGATAAGTTATTTTTGGACGGCCCTAATAGGTTAGTGGATTATGATGGGTATGTCTTGATTTCGATGGCCGCAAATTTTTAA
- a CDS encoding nicotinamide mononucleotide transporter has product MADFFSHQSIFFTILGYPMSYLEFFGTLSGAIAVWLSAKENIWSWPIGIINVVLFFFLFFQVQLYPDMFLQIFFFITNLMGWWRWTHPAKEEENQKNQLRVSLMPTKMLASMILIGLVGTVTMGLLAKNLHEFFPVLFSQPSAFPFADSFVTVMSIVATYLMVQKKVECWLVWIAVDVVACSLYFSKDIMLVGIEYVVFCFIAGFGFLNWKKQYRSNVKAV; this is encoded by the coding sequence ATGGCAGACTTCTTCTCACACCAATCCATTTTTTTCACCATCCTCGGCTACCCCATGAGCTACCTCGAGTTTTTTGGTACGCTCTCGGGTGCGATAGCGGTATGGCTCTCTGCAAAAGAAAATATTTGGAGTTGGCCAATTGGTATCATTAACGTGGTACTATTTTTCTTTTTATTCTTTCAAGTGCAGTTATATCCCGATATGTTTTTGCAAATTTTCTTTTTCATCACCAACCTGATGGGCTGGTGGCGGTGGACGCATCCTGCCAAAGAAGAAGAAAACCAAAAGAATCAACTGCGGGTAAGCCTCATGCCTACTAAAATGCTTGCTAGTATGATTTTGATTGGGTTGGTTGGAACAGTTACCATGGGCCTTCTTGCAAAAAACCTTCACGAATTTTTTCCGGTGCTGTTCAGCCAACCAAGTGCTTTTCCGTTTGCCGATTCGTTTGTTACCGTCATGAGTATTGTGGCCACTTACCTGATGGTGCAAAAAAAAGTAGAATGTTGGCTGGTGTGGATTGCGGTAGATGTAGTAGCTTGTTCCCTCTATTTTTCAAAGGACATTATGTTGGTAGGTATCGAATACGTGGTGTTTTGTTTTATTGCGGGGTTTGGATTTTTGAATTGGAAAAAGCAATACCGATCAAATGTAAAGGCTGTATGA
- a CDS encoding ATP-binding protein encodes MIDGIKLICFYGPESTGKSVMAKKFAEIYQTEFVPEVAKEIVSSNEFTIEDIIRIGKAQTERVMEKTKIANKFLFCDTDLITTQIYSRHYLKIVPPILYQLEKQITYDTYFLFDVDVPWVADGLRDLGAHRAKMFDAFKDELEKRGISYTLVKGSWVERQQIIEQNLKLLLSK; translated from the coding sequence ATGATCGATGGGATAAAACTAATCTGCTTCTACGGTCCCGAGAGCACGGGCAAATCCGTCATGGCAAAAAAGTTTGCTGAAATTTACCAAACTGAATTTGTGCCTGAAGTGGCCAAGGAAATCGTTTCGAGTAATGAATTTACAATCGAAGATATTATTCGGATAGGGAAGGCACAAACCGAGCGCGTGATGGAGAAAACGAAAATTGCCAACAAGTTTCTTTTCTGCGATACCGACTTGATCACCACCCAAATTTATAGTCGTCATTACCTCAAAATCGTTCCTCCCATTCTCTACCAACTGGAGAAACAGATAACTTATGACACTTATTTTTTATTTGATGTTGATGTGCCATGGGTGGCAGATGGCTTACGCGATTTGGGAGCTCATCGAGCCAAAATGTTTGACGCTTTTAAGGATGAATTAGAGAAAAGAGGCATCTCTTACACGTTGGTTAAAGGAAGTTGGGTTGAAAGGCAGCAAATCATTGAACAAAATCTGAAATTATTACTTTCAAAATAG
- a CDS encoding type II toxin-antitoxin system RelE/ParE family toxin yields MDKRKIIWSARAEKELLHILDFYIERNGNTKYSTKILDRVEKLISLLIAYPELGHLTENKETRVIVKNDFLIFYEVSKFYVEVVSFWDGRQNPKYRIDKI; encoded by the coding sequence ATGGATAAAAGGAAAATAATTTGGTCCGCGCGGGCAGAAAAAGAATTACTCCATATCCTTGATTTTTATATCGAAAGAAATGGCAACACCAAATACTCCACAAAAATATTGGATAGAGTGGAGAAATTGATAAGCCTTCTAATTGCCTACCCAGAATTGGGCCATCTGACAGAAAACAAAGAAACCAGAGTAATTGTAAAAAATGATTTTCTTATCTTCTATGAAGTGAGTAAGTTTTATGTTGAAGTTGTGTCGTTTTGGGATGGCAGACAAAATCCAAAATATAGGATTGATAAGATTTAG